The Roseomonas haemaphysalidis genome segment CCAGCCAGAGCGCGGCCGCGCGCGCGCGCATTACCCGGCGGCCCCGATCAGGCTCCGGCCGGTCATCAGCGCCGGCTGCGGCAGGCCCAGCAGGGCCAGCAGCGTGGGGGCCACGTCGGCCAAGCGGCCCTCATGCAGCGTGGCGCCGGCGGCGCCGCCGACCAGCACCACCGGCACCGGGTTGGTGGTGTGGGCGGTGTGCGGGCCGCCCGTCACCGGGTCGCGCATCATCTCCGCATTGCCGTGGTCGGCGGTGACCAGCAGGGCGCCCCCGGCGGCGCGAATGGCGGCGACGACGCGGGCCAGCGCGGTGTCGGCGGCCTCGCAGGCCTGAATGGCGGCCGCCAAGCTGCCGGTGTGGCCCACCATGTCGGCATTGGCGAAGTTCAGGATGATCAGGTCGTAGCGCCCCGACCCGATGGCCTCCACCGCCTTGCCGGCGAGTTCCGGCGCCGACATCTCCGGCTGCAGGTCGTAGGTCGCGACCTTGGGGGAGGGGACCATGACGCGGTCCTCGCCCGGAAAGGGCGTTTCCTCGCCGCCGTTGAAGAAATAGGTGACGTGCGGGTACTTCTCGGTTTCGGCCATGCGCAGCTGGGTGCGGCCGGCGGCGGACACCACGCCGCCCAGCAGGTCGTGCATGGATTGCGGCGGAAACAGCGTGGCCTGCAGCGCGTCCAGCGCCACGGAATACTGCGTCATGCCGGCGGCGCCGACCAGCTTCGGCACCGGCGGGCGGGTGAAGCCCGCGAAGGCGGGGTCCAGCAGCGCGGTCATGATCTCGCGCACGCGGTCGGCGCGGAAGTTGAAGCACAGCACCGCATCGCCGTCGCGCATGCCGGCATAGCCGCCGATCACGGCGGCGGGGATGAACTCATCCGTCTTGCCGGCGGCATGGGCGGCCGAGATCGCCGCGGCGGCCGAGGCGGCGGGCGCGCCCTCGCCACGCGCGATGGCGGCCCAGGCCTGGCTCACCCGTTCCCAGCGGTTGTCGCGGTCCATCGCGAAGTAGCGGCCGCACAGCGTGGCGATGCGGGCGCCGGGGGCGAGCTGCGGCTCGAAGCGGGCAAGGAACTCCGTGCTGCCCAGCGGCGCGGTGTCCCGGCCGTCGGTCCAGGCATGGATGGCGACGGGGATGCCGGCCTCGGCGAAGATGTTGGCCAGGGCCAGCCCGTGATCCTGATGGCTGTGCACGCCGCCGGGGGACAGCAGGCCCATCAGCTGCAGGGTGCCGCCGCTGGCGCGCAGCTTGGCCATCAGGTCCTGGACCTCCGGCAGCCGGGCCAGCGAGCCGTCGGCGATGGCGCGGCCGATGCGCGGCAGGTCCTGCATCACCACCCGCCCGGCGCCGAGGTTGAGGTGGCCGACCTCGGAATTGCCCATCTGCCCGTCCGGCAGGCCGACATCGGGGCCGCAGGTGTGCAGAAAGGCGCGCGGCCCGGCGGCCCAGAGCGCGTCGAAGCAGGGGGTCCGGGCTTGGCGCACGGCGTTGTCCGCCTCGTCCTCCCGCCAGCCCCAGCCATCGAGGATGACCAGCATCACGGGCTTGGGCTGCGGCATGGGCGGGGCTCTCCGGCGGTGGTGGGCGAAACTTGCCCCGGATTAGACCCTGGGGGGCGGGTTTGCCAGGGGTGGGCGCGGGGACACAAGGCGGGGGCATCCGGACCTGACCGGGCCGCGAGGCGGTGCCCGGGGGAATGCCTGCCCCCGACCGTTGCTACGCCGGCAGGCGCAGCGCCTCTTCCGGCGGCAGGTAACGCGGGTCGTAGAGATCCTCCGCCCGCAGCGGGGCCGCGATGTTGAAGACGTCGCGCAGCGTGTCGATCGAGGCCTGGACACGCGGCATCGCCAAGTTGCCCATGCCGCCCTGCATCACCTCCGGCGTGCGGATGAACCCGAAATTGGCCAGCATGCGGGCCTTCTCGATATCGGCCGGTGCCGTCGGGTCGCGCTTGACCAGGGCGGCGATGGCAGCGTCCGGCGCGCGCCAGGCTTCGGCATGGCCGCGGGCGATGGCGCGGATCATGCCGGTCACCACCCTGGGGTTGGCCTCGGCATAGGAGCGGCGCACCAGCAGCGCGGTGGACAGCAGCGGCACGCCGGCATCGGCATAGCGCATGGACAGGATGTCGCCTTCCGCCACGCCCAGCGAGCGCAGGCTGAAGGCGCCGCTGATCTCGAAGCCGCTGATGGCATCCGCCTCGCGGCGCAGCAGCATCGGCTCGCGCAGCTGCGGCGTGACGCTGACCCAGGTGACGCTGGCGGGGTCCAGCCCCACGGCCTTGGCGAAGGCGGGGAAGAGCTGGCGGCCGGAATCGGTTTCGGGCGCCGCGATGCGCTTGCCGGCCAGGTCCTGCGGCTTGCCGATGCCGCGCCCCTTCAGCGCCATGACCGCCAGCGGGCTGCCCTGCTGGATCACCAGCGGCGCGATCACGTCCGTCTCTGGCGAGGCGAGGCGCATGCGGATGGTGGGCGACAGGTCGGCGATGCCGAAGGGATAGGCGCCGCTGGCCACCTT includes the following:
- the gpmI gene encoding 2,3-bisphosphoglycerate-independent phosphoglycerate mutase, whose amino-acid sequence is MPQPKPVMLVILDGWGWREDEADNAVRQARTPCFDALWAAGPRAFLHTCGPDVGLPDGQMGNSEVGHLNLGAGRVVMQDLPRIGRAIADGSLARLPEVQDLMAKLRASGGTLQLMGLLSPGGVHSHQDHGLALANIFAEAGIPVAIHAWTDGRDTAPLGSTEFLARFEPQLAPGARIATLCGRYFAMDRDNRWERVSQAWAAIARGEGAPAASAAAAISAAHAAGKTDEFIPAAVIGGYAGMRDGDAVLCFNFRADRVREIMTALLDPAFAGFTRPPVPKLVGAAGMTQYSVALDALQATLFPPQSMHDLLGGVVSAAGRTQLRMAETEKYPHVTYFFNGGEETPFPGEDRVMVPSPKVATYDLQPEMSAPELAGKAVEAIGSGRYDLIILNFANADMVGHTGSLAAAIQACEAADTALARVVAAIRAAGGALLVTADHGNAEMMRDPVTGGPHTAHTTNPVPVVLVGGAAGATLHEGRLADVAPTLLALLGLPQPALMTGRSLIGAAG
- a CDS encoding ABC transporter substrate-binding protein; the protein is MTPTRRTLLLGASAALALPALARAQSLTPVKFCLDWAFQGPQAPYLLALDRGYFREEGLDLSIDRGFGSGDTPVKVASGAYPFGIADLSPTIRMRLASPETDVIAPLVIQQGSPLAVMALKGRGIGKPQDLAGKRIAAPETDSGRQLFPAFAKAVGLDPASVTWVSVTPQLREPMLLRREADAISGFEISGAFSLRSLGVAEGDILSMRYADAGVPLLSTALLVRRSYAEANPRVVTGMIRAIARGHAEAWRAPDAAIAALVKRDPTAPADIEKARMLANFGFIRTPEVMQGGMGNLAMPRVQASIDTLRDVFNIAAPLRAEDLYDPRYLPPEEALRLPA